The following coding sequences lie in one Arachis ipaensis cultivar K30076 chromosome B03, Araip1.1, whole genome shotgun sequence genomic window:
- the LOC107634198 gene encoding PLAT domain-containing protein 3-like: protein MRKQYLSFLLLSLFLSADARGDSNECVYTMYVKTGSIIKGGTDANITVTLSDVKAREVRVPNLRAWGIMGQGYNYLERGNLDAFTGRGPCIDTPVCRLNLTSDGSGSHHGWYCDYVEVTTTGPHKSCSQTFFYVDQWLADDVSPYNLTAVLDGCHRAQYARRGSRFSVGNNAKLSSA, encoded by the exons ATGAGGAAACAATacctctcttttcttcttctatctcTCTTCCTTTCTGCAGATGCCCGTGGCGATTCCAAT GAGTGTGTGTACACGATGTACGTGAAAACCGGATCCATCATAAAGGGAGGAACAGACGCAAACATAACTGTCACCCTCAGTGACGTAAAGGCCCGCGAGGTTCGGGTCCCGAACCTCCGGGCCTGGGGGATCATGGGCCAAGGCTATAACTACCTGGAGCGCGGCAATCTTGATGCCTTCACCGGCCGAGGCCCATGCATAGACACCCCGGTCTGCCGCCTCAACCTCACCTCTGACGGCTCTGGCTCCCACCATGGTTGGTATTGCGACTATGTTGAGGTTACTACCACTGGCCCCCATAAATCATGCTCTCAGACCTTCTTCTACGTTGACCAGTGGCTCGCTGATGATGTCAGCCCCTACAATCTCACCGCCGTCCTCGACGGATGCCACCGTGCACAATACGCCCGTCGTGGCAGCAGGTTCAGTGTCGGGAATAATGCCAAGTTATCGTCGGCTTGA
- the LOC107629724 gene encoding autophagy-related protein 3, producing the protein MVLSQKIHEAFKGTVERITSARTVSAFKEKGVLSVSEFVIAGDNLVAKCPTWSWESGEPSKRKSYLPADKQFLITRNVPCLRRAASVEEEYEAAGGEVLLDDEENDGWLATHGKPKETKSDEEEDLPSMESLEISKKGPIKQISSYMGGDEEDDIPDMAEFEETDNIVSDPSTYLVAHEPDDDNILRTRTYDVSITYDKYYQTPRVWLTGYDESRMLLQQELVLEDVSQDHARKTVTIEDHPHLPGKHASIHPCRHGAVMKKIIDVLMSRGVEPEVDKYLFLFLKFMASVIPTIEYDYTMDFDLGSSSNN; encoded by the exons ATGGTTTTGTCTCAGAAGATTCACGAAGCTTTCAAGGGCACAGTAGAGAGGATCACGAGCGCTCGAACCGTCTCAGCCTTCAAAGAGAAAGGAGTTCTCAGTGTCTCCGAGTTCGTCATTGCCGGCGACAATCTCGTTGCCAAATGCCCCACTTGGTCCTG GGAATCAGGTGAGCCAAGCAAAAGGAAGTCATATTTGCCAGCGGATAAACAATTCTTAATTACTAGGAATG TGCCTTGTTTGCGGAGAGCTGCATCTGTTGAAGAAGAATACGAAGCGGCTGGAGGAGAAGTTCTACTTGATGATGAAGAAAATGATGGATGGCTAGCAACTCATGGAAAACCTAAAG aAACCAAATCCGACGAGGAAGAGGATTTACCTTCCATGGAAAGCCTAGAAATCAGCAAAAAGGGACCTATTAAGCAAATTTCATCCTACATGGGAGGTGATGAGGAAGACGATATTCCGGATATGGCTGAGTTTGAAGAAACTGATAACATTGTTTCAGATCCT TCTACATATCTAGTGGCTCATGAACCTGATGATGATAATATTCTACGAACCCGAACTTATGACGTCAGTATCAC GTATGATAAATATTATCAAACACCTCGAGTATGGCTTACCGGGTATGATGAG TCAAGGATGCTTTTGCAACAAGAACTTGTCCTTGAAGATGTTAGTCAGGACCATGCTCGCAAAACG GTAACAATTGAGGACCACCCTCACTTGCCTGGTAAGCATGCATCTATTCATCCATGTCGACATGGAGCAGTGATGAAGAAAATCATTGATGTGTTGATGTCACGTGGGGTTGAGCCAGAAGTTGACAA GTACCTGTTCTTATTCTTGAAGTTTATGGCCTCTGTAATTCCAACTATTGAGTATGATTACACAATGGACTTTGATCTTGGTAGCTCCAGCAACAATTGA
- the LOC107632559 gene encoding wall-associated receptor kinase-like 20 — MTLMHDAFHSICSLFIHRATMEATPTNLILFLLPSILFISRAPHVTPATPCPPCGNTTVPFPLSTTPTCGDSAYKIRCTTNTLVFDTLNNSYPIESINPKSQRLVIRPAPLVPNTCITTDKIHQGIQLNNTLPFNITSSNTIVYLNCTQALLMSPLNCSSSSLCHTYINATASASVCNNGLLCCTFRTGGSTTSYQIRVRDVGCSAYSSFVNLNPDLPVNRWPQPGLEIQWLLPRETVCTSQKDCDSATSACGLDPSSGSGIKRCFCINDLVWDPIDGVCTKKTTSHDPNGNGRNRSEQVAAHIV, encoded by the exons ATGACGTTAATGCATgatgcattccattcaatttgtTCTCTCTTCATTCACCGCGCAACAATGGAGGCCACCCCAACAAACCTCATCCTCTTCCTTCTACCATCCATTCTTTTCATCTCACGTGCTCCTCATGTGACACCAGCCACCCCATGCCCCCCATGCGGCAACACCACCGTCCCATTCCCGCTAAGCACCACCCCAACCTGTGGTGATTCCGCCTACAAAATCCGTTGCACCACCAACACCCTCGTCTTCGACACGCTCAACAACTCCTACCCGATCGAGTCCATAAACCCTAAGTCCCAGCGTCTCGTGATTCGTCCCGCACCGCTCGTGCCGAACACGTGCATCACCACCGACAAGATTCACCAAGGGATCCAACTCAACAACACTCTCCCTTTCAACATCACAAGCTCCAACACCATTGTTTACCTCAATTGCACCCAAGCGCTTCTTATGTCGCCGCTTAACTGCTCCTCCTCCAGCCTCTGCCATACCTACATCAACGCCACCGCCTCCGCCTCCGTTTGTAATAACGGACTGCTTTGTTGCACGTTCCGTACCGGCGGGTCCACTACCTCCTACCAGATTCGGGTTAGGGATGTTGGTTGCAGTGCCTATTCGAGTTTTGTGAACTTAAACCCGGATCTTCCGGTGAACCGGTGGCCCCAACCCGGTTTGGAGATCCAGTGGTTGTTGCCCAGGGAAACGGTTTGCACATCGCAGAAGGATTGTGATTCTGCCACGTCGGCGTGTGGACTAGATCCTAGCTCTGGGAGTGGGATCAAGAGGTGCTTTTGCATCAATGATCTTGTGTGGGATCCCATTGATGGGGTCTGCACGAAAA AGACTACTTCTCACGATCCGAATGGCAATGGCAGAAATAGATCAGAACAAGTAGCAGCACATATTGTATAA
- the LOC107634199 gene encoding equilibrative nucleotide transporter 3-like, with product MVTADPPTRLEGKYTAIAVCWLLGNGCLFAWNSMLTITDYYSILFPRYHPSRVLTLVYQPFAVGTIATLAYNEERINTRFRNLFGYILFFVATLLVLVIDLATSGKGGIGTFIGICAVSGAFGIADAHVQGGMVGDLSYMHPELLQSFLAGGAASGALTSALRLVTKAAFENSKDGLRKGALLFFAITTFFELLCVLLYAFVFPKVPIVKYYRSKAASEGAKTVSADLAAAGIQTSSDNEDVKKQERKGKKQLLMENIDYAIDLFLIYSLTLSIFPGFLSEDTGKHSLGDWYALVLIAMYNACDLIGRYIPLVKCIKMESRKLLTTTIVSRILLIPAFYFTAKYGDQGWMMLLTSFLGLSNGYLTVCVLTSAPKGYKGPEQNALGNILVSFLLAGIFAGVTLDWLWLIGKGW from the coding sequence ATGGTTACCGCAGATCCTCCAACGAGACTTGAGGGAAAGTATACAGCAATAGCAGTGTGTTGGCTTCTTGGAAATGGATGTCTTTTCGCATGGAACAGTATGCTCACAATAACAGATTACTACTCTATCTTGTTTCCGAGATACCACCCCTCAAGAGTTCTTACTCTTGTATACCAGCCATTTGCAGTTGGAACGATTGCAACACTTGCCTACAACGAAGAAAGAATAAACACAAGATTTCGGAACCTATTTGGATACATTCTTTTCTTCGTAGCCACTCTTTTGGTGTTAGTTATAGATTTAGCAACATCTGGTAAAGGAGGAATTGGAACTTTCATTGGTATATGTGCAGTAAGTGGTGCATTTGGAATAGCAGATGCTCATGTCCAAGGTGGAATGGTGGGAGACCTTTCATATATGCATCCTGAATTGCTTCAGTCTTTCCTTGCTGGTGGAGCAGCATCAGGTGCATTAACTTCTGCTTTGAGGTTAGTTACAAAAGCTGCATTTGAGAACTCCAAAGATGGTCTTCGCAAAGGAGCACTTCTGTTCTTTGCCATAACAACATTCTTTGAGCTTCTTTGTGTCCTTCTCTATGCATTTGTGTTTCCCAAAGTACCAATTGTGAAGTATTATCGATCAAAAGCAGCATCAGAAGGAGCAAAAACTGTTTCAGCTGATCTTGCAGCCGCTGGCATCCAGACCTCATCTGACAATGAAGATGTAAAGAAACAAGAGCGCAAAGGAAAGAAGCAATTGTTAATGGAGAACATTGATTATGCAATTGATTTGTTCCTCATATATTCTCTAACACTCTCTATCTTCCCTGGATTCTTGTCAGAAGACACTGGAAAACATAGTTTGGGCGATTGGTATGCTCTTGTTTTGATTGCCATGTACAATGCGTGTGACTTAATCGGAAGATACATTCCCCTAGTGAAATGCATTAAAATGGAGTCTCGAAAGTTGCTCACGACAACAATAGTTAGTCGTATCTTACTTATACCGGCATTTTATTTCACTGCAAAGTATGGTGACCAAGGTTGGATGATGTTGTTGACATCTTTCTTGGGATTATCCAATGGTTATCTCACTGTCTGTGTTCTTACTAGTGCACCCAAAGGTTACAAGGGACCAGAGCAAAATGCCTTGGGAAACATATTGGTGTCGTTTCTTCTTGCAGGCATTTTTGCTGGCGTAACACTTGATTGGTTGTGGTTAATAGGTAAAGGCTGGTGA
- the LOC110269982 gene encoding uncharacterized protein LOC110269982 codes for MTKKSSVLHSKLQELSSILDDLLLHAPDQTQSHESLSKDIKNKIAFIRKLLSAEVASNSQSPLSLSPHHLHHISERLASLEKAFHAWNTHQTLSPEDINIDNDSTCSCSNDDGEEEEEEEEEEEEVFHDDVGDTDKDMVEFHDEREITKVGFDRIASFANYEDAKEFFEGGYYNEDFIIVFM; via the coding sequence atgacAAAGAAAAGCTCAGTGCTGCATTCAAAACTCCAAGAACTCTCATCCATACTGGATGATCTGTTGCTGCATGCCCCTGATCAGACACAGTCCCATGAATCTCTCTCCAAAGACATAAAGAACAAGATTGCTTTCATTCGGAAATTGTTATCTGCTGAAGTTGCTTCCAATTCTCAATCACCATTGTCATTAAGTCCCCACCATCTGCACCACATTTCCGAGAGACTTGCCTCCTTGGAGAAAGCCTTTCATGCATGGAACACTCATCAGACACTGTCCCCTGAAGACATCAACATCGACAATGATTCTACCTGCTCTTGCTCCAATGACgacggagaagaagaagaagaagaagaagaagaagaagaagaggtttTTCATGATGATGTTGGCGACACTGACAAGGATATggtggaatttcatgatgagaGGGAGATAACAAAGGTTGGATTTGATAGGATCGCATCTTTTGCTAATTATGAAGATGCTAAGGAATTTTTTGAAG